A single genomic interval of Flavobacteriales bacterium harbors:
- the radA gene encoding DNA repair protein RadA, which produces MAKVRSQYVCQSCGSAFPQWLGQCPSCKQWNTLVEEVRDRVEEKRGTPASVKGRTPKPVAIGDIPAQDGPRIPLSDGELARVMGGGLVPGSITLIGGEPGIGKSTLLLQTALRNPHLRTLYVSGEESEHQVKMRAERLQVASGEYRVASEPTRHSSLATRHPESCYVLTETNTQNIFKHIEALEPGLVVIDSVQTLHTATLDASPGSVGQVRECTAEIMRFAKATDVPFVLIGHITKDGFIAGPKVLEHMVDCVLQFEGDRDHAYRLLRPLKNRFGSTNELGIYEMHGTGLAAVEDPSQVLLGDRRERPSGVAVSATLEGQRPLLIEVQALVSSAVYGTPQRSATGFDLRRMNMLLAVLEKRCGFRLGQKDVFLNLAGGFRVEEPAIDLAVVCAVLSSNADIAIPMDTAFCGEVGLTGEIRPVTRTEQRIAEAQKLGFARVFVPKGTKGIGPVKGIELVQVAQVNEVLSHLFG; this is translated from the coding sequence GTGGCTAAGGTCCGCTCCCAGTACGTCTGCCAGAGCTGCGGCTCCGCGTTCCCCCAGTGGCTCGGGCAATGCCCCAGCTGCAAGCAGTGGAACACGCTGGTGGAGGAGGTGCGCGACCGCGTGGAGGAGAAGCGCGGCACCCCGGCCAGCGTGAAGGGCCGCACACCGAAGCCCGTGGCCATCGGCGATATCCCCGCGCAGGACGGTCCGCGGATCCCCCTGAGCGACGGTGAGCTTGCACGTGTGATGGGTGGCGGCCTTGTGCCCGGCAGCATTACGCTCATCGGCGGTGAGCCCGGCATCGGCAAGAGCACGCTGCTGCTGCAGACCGCCTTGCGCAATCCGCACTTGAGAACGCTTTACGTCTCCGGTGAGGAGAGCGAGCACCAGGTGAAGATGCGGGCGGAGCGGCTGCAAGTGGCGAGTGGCGAGTACCGAGTAGCGAGTGAACCCACTCGTCACTCGTCACTCGCCACTCGCCACCCCGAGAGCTGTTACGTCTTGACGGAAACGAACACCCAGAACATCTTCAAGCACATCGAGGCGCTGGAGCCGGGGCTGGTGGTGATCGACAGCGTGCAGACGCTCCACACCGCCACGCTCGATGCGAGCCCGGGCAGCGTGGGCCAGGTGCGTGAGTGCACCGCCGAGATCATGCGCTTCGCCAAGGCCACCGACGTGCCCTTCGTGCTCATCGGGCACATCACCAAGGACGGCTTCATCGCCGGACCAAAGGTGCTGGAGCACATGGTGGACTGCGTGCTGCAGTTCGAGGGCGACCGCGATCATGCGTACCGCCTGCTGCGGCCCTTGAAGAACCGATTCGGCAGCACCAACGAGCTGGGCATCTATGAGATGCACGGCACGGGCCTCGCTGCGGTGGAGGACCCCAGCCAGGTGCTGCTCGGCGACCGGCGCGAGCGCCCGAGCGGTGTGGCCGTGAGCGCAACGCTCGAAGGGCAGCGTCCGCTGTTGATCGAAGTGCAGGCCCTGGTGAGCAGCGCGGTGTATGGCACGCCGCAGCGCAGCGCCACCGGCTTCGACCTGCGCCGCATGAACATGCTGCTCGCCGTGCTGGAGAAACGCTGCGGCTTCCGCCTGGGGCAGAAGGACGTGTTCCTGAACCTCGCCGGTGGCTTCCGCGTGGAGGAGCCCGCGATCGACCTGGCCGTGGTGTGCGCCGTGCTCAGCAGCAACGCCGACATCGCCATCCCCATGGACACCGCGTTCTGCGGCGAAGTGGGCCTCACCGGCGAGATCCGCCCCGTGACGCGCACCGAGCAGCGCATCGCCGAAGCACAAAAGCTTGGCTTCGCCCGTGTGTTCGTGCCCAAGGGCACCAAGGGCATCGGTCCGGTGAAGGGCATCGAACTGGTGCAGGTGGCGCAGGTGAACGAGGTGCTCTCGCACCTGTTCGGGTAA
- the rfaE2 gene encoding D-glycero-beta-D-manno-heptose 1-phosphate adenylyltransferase codes for MTTDIAPASVHPHVTDRVGAVRLAHVWRVKGDRIVFTNGCFDILHRGHVGYLEEAALLGDRLVVGINSDASVRRLGKGADRPLNDELSRALVVAALRCVDAVVIFDEDTPLELITAIQPDVLAKGGDWKPEQIVGADVVKARGGSVHSLKLVDGFSTTALVERIRRG; via the coding sequence ATGACCACCGACATCGCACCCGCCAGCGTTCACCCCCACGTGACCGACCGCGTCGGAGCCGTGCGTCTGGCCCATGTCTGGCGGGTGAAGGGGGACCGCATCGTGTTCACCAATGGCTGCTTCGACATCCTGCACCGCGGCCACGTGGGCTACCTGGAGGAAGCCGCACTGCTGGGCGATCGCCTGGTGGTGGGCATCAACAGTGACGCCAGTGTGCGCCGATTGGGGAAGGGCGCTGACCGTCCCCTCAACGATGAGTTGAGCCGTGCACTCGTGGTGGCCGCCCTGCGCTGCGTGGACGCCGTGGTGATCTTCGACGAGGACACCCCGCTGGAGCTGATCACCGCCATCCAACCCGATGTGCTGGCCAAGGGCGGCGACTGGAAGCCCGAGCAGATCGTGGGCGCCGACGTGGTGAAGGCCCGCGGCGGCAGCGTGCACAGCCTGAAGCTCGTGGACGGCTTCTCCACCACCGCATTGGTCGAGCGGATCCGCCGTGGCTAA
- a CDS encoding flippase-like domain-containing protein, whose product MQKTVLGTLKVAVPVALGIWLVLHFYRQLDTDQRTALFEAFGRASVPWLVLSNLLGWLSHVSRGWRWRYLLRHLGHKPGFWPCYHAVMGGYFMNMLLPRAGEASRAAMLYRAEGVPFEKGFGTILAERAVDMVMLLGIAGLTLLLQAEKLDLFRTRIAAFRAQQDPSSEGGGLGWWLLGLVVIGGLAAAYLVFTRPALRARLMDGVRGFVEGVRSILRTPDKGPYLFHTVLIWALYVAMFWVGFMALPETRHVPAAGVMAGFIAGSVGIVLVQGGIGAYPAFVALIVSIYMPDGDGGIIRPEALAMGWLLWVAQTLMIIALGGLSLLLVARKRRTP is encoded by the coding sequence ATGCAGAAGACGGTCCTGGGCACCCTGAAGGTGGCGGTGCCCGTGGCCTTGGGCATCTGGCTGGTGCTGCATTTCTACCGCCAGCTGGACACGGACCAGCGCACGGCCCTGTTCGAGGCGTTCGGTCGCGCATCGGTGCCCTGGTTGGTGCTGAGCAACCTGCTGGGCTGGCTGAGCCACGTGAGCCGCGGTTGGCGCTGGCGCTACCTGCTGCGACACCTGGGCCACAAGCCCGGCTTCTGGCCCTGCTACCACGCCGTGATGGGCGGCTATTTCATGAACATGCTGCTGCCCCGGGCCGGTGAGGCCAGCCGGGCCGCCATGCTCTACCGCGCGGAGGGCGTGCCCTTCGAGAAGGGCTTCGGCACCATCCTCGCCGAACGGGCCGTCGACATGGTGATGCTGCTGGGCATCGCCGGCCTTACGCTCCTGCTCCAGGCCGAGAAGCTCGACCTCTTCCGGACACGCATCGCCGCCTTCCGCGCGCAACAGGACCCCTCCTCAGAAGGCGGCGGCCTGGGTTGGTGGCTGCTCGGTCTGGTCGTCATCGGTGGGCTCGCGGCCGCCTACCTGGTGTTCACCCGTCCGGCGCTCCGGGCCCGCCTGATGGACGGCGTGCGTGGCTTCGTGGAGGGCGTGCGTTCCATCCTGCGCACCCCCGACAAAGGCCCCTACCTCTTCCACACCGTGCTGATCTGGGCGCTGTACGTGGCCATGTTCTGGGTGGGCTTCATGGCCCTTCCCGAGACCAGGCACGTGCCCGCTGCCGGTGTGATGGCCGGGTTCATCGCCGGCTCGGTGGGCATCGTGCTGGTGCAGGGTGGCATCGGCGCCTACCCGGCCTTTGTGGCCCTCATCGTCAGCATATACATGCCCGACGGCGACGGTGGGATCATCCGCCCGGAGGCCCTGGCCATGGGCTGGCTGCTCTGGGTGGCCCAAACCCTCATGATCATCGCCCTCGGAGGCCTCTCGCTACTTTTGGTCGCCCGCAAGCGCCGCACCCCATGA
- a CDS encoding aspartate 1-decarboxylase, whose amino-acid sequence MTIEVLRAKIHRVRVTEADINYIGSITLDEDLIDAAGLVEGEKVQVLNVNNGDRLYTYVIKGQRGSGVVCLNGPAARRVSVGDIVIVVAYAHMTLEEARAYRPTIIFPDEHTNSLKP is encoded by the coding sequence ATGACCATCGAAGTCCTCCGTGCCAAGATCCACCGCGTCCGTGTTACCGAGGCCGACATCAACTACATCGGCAGCATCACCCTGGACGAGGACCTGATCGATGCCGCCGGCCTGGTGGAAGGCGAGAAGGTTCAGGTGCTGAACGTCAACAATGGAGATCGCCTCTACACTTACGTCATCAAGGGACAGCGTGGCTCAGGGGTGGTCTGCCTCAACGGCCCGGCAGCCCGCCGCGTGAGCGTGGGCGACATCGTGATCGTGGTGGCCTATGCGCACATGACCCTCGAGGAGGCCCGCGCCTACCGCCCCACCATCATCTTCCCCGACGAGCACACCAATTCGCTCAAGCCGTAG
- a CDS encoding pantoate--beta-alanine ligase — protein sequence MDHLTIPSEAAAWSAAQRRPGARIGFVPTMGALHAGHLALVVQARQQCDRVVASIFVNPLQFNNPEDLARYPRQPEADARLLQEAGCDLLFLPDAEGLYHGSPPLRYDLGGLDRYWEGPSRPGHFQGVVNVVERLFHYVRPDMAFFGEKDRQQLTIIRHVARTLHWPTMIVPCPTLREADGLAMSSRNQRLGPADRARAPRLHQALQAVARTAFQGSVDRARQAGLEVLAADPEIRLDHLGIAHPDTLAPLEAWDGLDRAVALIAAEVGPVRLIDNLELRRG from the coding sequence ATGGACCACCTGACCATTCCCTCTGAAGCGGCCGCATGGAGCGCCGCACAGCGCCGGCCGGGGGCCCGGATCGGGTTCGTGCCCACCATGGGGGCCTTGCACGCCGGACACCTGGCCTTGGTGGTGCAGGCCCGGCAGCAGTGCGATCGGGTGGTGGCCAGCATCTTCGTCAACCCCCTGCAGTTCAACAACCCCGAGGACCTGGCCCGCTACCCTCGGCAACCTGAGGCTGATGCCCGTCTTCTGCAGGAGGCCGGGTGCGACCTCCTCTTCCTGCCGGATGCGGAAGGCCTCTACCATGGATCCCCTCCCCTGCGTTACGACCTTGGTGGTCTTGATCGGTATTGGGAAGGTCCCAGCCGCCCCGGTCACTTCCAAGGCGTGGTGAACGTGGTGGAACGTCTCTTCCATTATGTGCGGCCTGACATGGCCTTCTTCGGGGAGAAGGACCGCCAGCAGCTCACCATCATCCGCCATGTGGCCCGCACCCTGCACTGGCCCACGATGATCGTGCCCTGCCCCACCCTGCGCGAGGCCGATGGCCTGGCCATGAGCAGCCGCAACCAGCGCCTGGGCCCTGCCGACCGCGCACGCGCACCACGTCTGCACCAGGCCCTGCAGGCCGTTGCACGCACGGCCTTCCAAGGCAGCGTGGACCGGGCCCGCCAGGCCGGGCTGGAGGTGCTCGCCGCGGACCCCGAGATCCGGCTCGACCATCTTGGCATCGCCCACCCGGACACCCTGGCTCCCCTCGAGGCGTGGGACGGGCTCGACCGGGCGGTGGCCCTGATCGCCGCCGAGGTGGGCCCCGTGCGCCTCATCGACAACCTGGAACTGCGCCGCGGTTGA
- a CDS encoding glycogen/starch synthase has protein sequence MKNAKVLTIAQSIHPFLEEHEMAQATRQLPQGILECGNEIRVFMPKFGCINERRHQLHEVIRLSGMNLIINDTDHALLIKVASVPSARMQVYFIDNEEYFKRKCTWNDKEGAFHADNDERALFFSRGVLETVRKLGWVPDIIHCHGWMTAFVPLYVKHHFSDDPHFENAKLVFSVYDEKAEPLDKGLARKLELEGFSKDLFKGLAKPTTDELYKFGIEMSDAVVKGSSKLSKGLESAIKASEKPVLACPSPADLITAHAEFYQSVLEEALV, from the coding sequence CTGAAGAACGCGAAAGTCCTGACCATCGCCCAGTCGATCCACCCCTTCCTGGAGGAGCACGAGATGGCCCAGGCCACGCGCCAGCTGCCTCAAGGCATCCTGGAGTGCGGTAACGAGATCCGGGTCTTCATGCCCAAGTTCGGGTGCATCAATGAGCGGCGTCACCAGCTGCACGAGGTGATCCGGCTCAGCGGGATGAACCTGATCATCAACGACACGGACCACGCCCTGTTGATCAAGGTGGCCAGCGTACCCAGCGCCCGCATGCAGGTGTACTTCATCGACAATGAGGAGTACTTTAAGCGCAAGTGTACCTGGAACGACAAGGAAGGTGCTTTCCATGCCGATAACGACGAGCGGGCGCTGTTCTTCAGCCGCGGGGTGCTGGAGACGGTGCGCAAGCTGGGCTGGGTGCCGGACATCATCCACTGCCATGGCTGGATGACGGCCTTCGTGCCCCTTTATGTGAAGCACCACTTCAGCGACGACCCGCATTTTGAGAACGCCAAGCTGGTGTTCAGTGTGTACGATGAGAAGGCGGAGCCCCTCGACAAGGGCCTGGCGCGCAAGCTGGAGCTGGAGGGCTTCTCGAAGGACCTGTTCAAGGGTCTGGCCAAGCCCACCACCGATGAGCTCTACAAGTTCGGCATCGAGATGAGCGATGCCGTGGTGAAGGGCAGTTCGAAGCTCAGCAAGGGATTGGAGAGCGCCATCAAGGCCAGTGAGAAGCCGGTTCTGGCCTGTCCCTCGCCGGCCGACCTGATCACGGCGCACGCCGAGTTCTACCAGAGCGTACTGGAGGAAGCCTTGGTGTGA
- a CDS encoding DUF4270 domain-containing protein, which yields MLLALGACKRPEDELGRDLIDPADTLGLVVSDTTTLLAWAVREEPVKTNGLSRNALGSYVDPRFGTVHARIVTQVRLSTNNVGSGQDNSGLVIDSAVLALRFEDSGPVYGDLSAQRFTVHEITDALSLDSTYRVDDVPGTIPLDLVRPHGGLITPQPGVRPVVGGDTLGPQLRIPLDPAFGQRLLGRFGTADMVDNAAFLNYLKGLLIGVDNPGQLPGQGGILYLNLLLAESKLTLYYRNTLPGVEDTLSFDLLINENSVRYTLMEHGHASAVEPGLPEALADSTLGGTCFVQSLGGLRTRIALPHVLDYPERELRALAKAELVVPVRGDWPEGLPPSATLFLFRSNDEGEDLLLPDQLTSGLSIGGELDEDERVYRFAITRYMQRLLNGEYGNSGLSIVPGNGGVAVDRTVLRGPADGEDPMRLILTFTTY from the coding sequence GTGCTGCTGGCGCTTGGCGCGTGCAAGCGTCCGGAGGACGAGTTGGGCCGCGACCTGATCGATCCGGCCGACACGTTGGGCCTCGTGGTGTCCGACACCACCACCTTGCTGGCATGGGCGGTCCGCGAGGAGCCGGTGAAGACCAACGGGCTGAGCCGCAATGCGCTTGGCAGCTACGTGGACCCACGTTTCGGCACGGTGCACGCCCGCATCGTCACCCAGGTGCGCCTGAGCACCAACAACGTGGGCAGCGGGCAGGATAACAGTGGCCTGGTGATCGATTCGGCCGTGCTGGCCCTGCGGTTCGAGGACAGCGGTCCGGTGTACGGGGACCTGAGCGCACAGCGGTTCACGGTGCACGAGATCACCGACGCCTTGTCCTTGGACAGCACCTACAGGGTGGACGATGTACCGGGGACGATACCGCTCGACCTGGTCCGGCCACATGGTGGCCTCATTACTCCGCAGCCCGGGGTGCGCCCCGTGGTGGGAGGGGATACCCTGGGGCCCCAGCTGCGCATTCCGCTCGATCCGGCCTTTGGTCAGCGGCTGCTGGGCCGTTTCGGCACGGCGGACATGGTGGACAACGCCGCCTTCCTCAACTACCTCAAGGGCCTGCTCATCGGAGTGGACAACCCGGGTCAGCTGCCCGGGCAGGGGGGCATCCTGTACCTCAACCTGCTGCTGGCCGAAAGCAAGCTCACGCTCTATTACCGCAACACCCTGCCGGGCGTGGAGGACACGTTGAGCTTCGATCTGCTGATCAATGAGAACAGCGTGCGGTACACCCTGATGGAGCATGGACATGCCTCCGCGGTGGAACCCGGCCTTCCCGAAGCGCTGGCGGACAGCACCCTGGGCGGGACCTGCTTCGTGCAATCGCTCGGCGGCCTTCGCACCCGCATCGCCCTTCCGCACGTGCTGGATTACCCCGAGCGCGAGCTGCGTGCCCTGGCCAAGGCCGAGCTGGTGGTGCCTGTGCGAGGGGACTGGCCGGAGGGGCTGCCGCCATCTGCGACGCTCTTCCTTTTCCGGAGCAATGACGAGGGGGAGGACCTGCTGCTGCCCGACCAATTGACCTCCGGCCTTTCCATCGGTGGCGAGCTGGACGAGGACGAGAGGGTGTACCGCTTCGCCATCACCCGCTACATGCAGCGGTTGCTCAACGGGGAGTATGGCAACAGCGGCCTTTCCATCGTTCCCGGCAACGGGGGGGTGGCCGTGGACCGTACGGTACTGCGGGGTCCGGCCGACGGCGAGGACCCCATGCGGCTCATCCTTACATTTACCACATACTGA
- the glmS gene encoding glutamine--fructose-6-phosphate transaminase (isomerizing), translating into MCGIVAYLGDKQAYPILINGLRRLEYRGYDSAGVALLDGDELTIHKCQGKVSDLEAHVDGRPHAGTVGIGHTRWATHGPPNDINAHPHQSTSGDLALIHNGIIENYAPIKEELLTRGHVFRSDTDTEVLVHLIDDIQRTEGVDLAEAVRLALESVVGAYAIVVLDRKDPDVMVAARKSSPLVIGIGENGEHFVASDATPIVEHTKNVVYLEDGEIAVIDRRQGLKIRNIKNQVKTPFIQELEMHLEALEKGGYDHFMLKEIHEQPRSIRDSLRGRLNLAKGEVVLGGIKDYEQKFVQAKRILIVGCGTSWHAGLVGEYLFEELARIPVEVEYASEFRYRNPIINEDDIVIAISQSGETADTMAAIELAKGRGATIIGICNVVGSSIARVTHAGSYTHAGPEIGVASTKAFTAQVTVLTLMALMIGQKRGTISGSKFHHLLNELDAIPDKVQKVLGAEAQIKYIADIYKDATNALYLGRGYSFPVALEGALKLKEISYIHAEGYPAAEMKHGPIALIDEEMPVFVIATKGASYEKVVSNIQEVKARKGKVIAIVTEGDTVVKGLADHVIPIPEIPDPFVPLLSVIPFQLISYHIAVMRGCNVDQPRNLAKSVTVE; encoded by the coding sequence ATGTGCGGTATCGTAGCCTACCTGGGTGACAAACAGGCCTATCCCATCCTGATCAATGGCCTGCGGCGCCTGGAGTACCGGGGCTACGACAGTGCGGGCGTGGCCCTGCTGGACGGGGATGAGCTCACGATCCACAAGTGCCAGGGCAAGGTGAGCGACCTCGAGGCCCATGTGGACGGTCGCCCGCACGCCGGCACCGTGGGCATCGGCCACACCCGCTGGGCCACCCACGGGCCGCCCAACGACATCAACGCGCACCCGCACCAGAGCACCAGCGGCGACCTGGCGCTGATCCACAACGGGATCATCGAGAACTACGCACCGATCAAGGAGGAGCTGCTCACCCGCGGGCATGTGTTCCGCAGCGATACGGACACCGAGGTGCTCGTGCACCTGATCGACGACATCCAGCGCACCGAAGGGGTGGATCTTGCGGAGGCCGTGCGGCTGGCCTTGGAGAGCGTGGTGGGTGCGTACGCCATCGTGGTGCTCGACCGCAAGGACCCGGACGTGATGGTGGCCGCCCGCAAGAGCTCCCCCCTCGTCATCGGGATCGGCGAGAACGGCGAACACTTCGTGGCCAGCGATGCCACGCCGATCGTGGAGCACACCAAGAACGTGGTGTACCTGGAGGACGGTGAGATCGCCGTGATCGACCGTCGCCAAGGCCTCAAGATCCGGAACATCAAGAACCAGGTGAAGACCCCGTTCATCCAGGAGCTGGAGATGCACCTGGAGGCGCTGGAGAAGGGTGGCTATGACCACTTCATGCTCAAGGAGATCCACGAGCAGCCGCGCAGCATCCGCGACAGCCTTAGGGGGCGGCTCAACCTGGCCAAGGGCGAAGTGGTGCTGGGCGGCATCAAGGACTACGAACAGAAGTTCGTGCAGGCCAAGCGCATCCTGATCGTGGGCTGCGGGACCAGCTGGCATGCGGGCCTGGTGGGCGAATACCTCTTCGAGGAGCTGGCGCGCATCCCGGTCGAGGTGGAATACGCGAGCGAGTTCCGTTACCGCAACCCGATCATCAACGAGGACGACATCGTGATCGCCATCAGCCAGAGCGGCGAGACGGCGGATACGATGGCGGCGATCGAGCTGGCCAAGGGGCGCGGGGCCACCATCATCGGCATCTGCAACGTGGTGGGAAGCAGCATCGCCCGGGTGACGCACGCCGGGTCGTACACGCACGCCGGACCGGAGATCGGTGTGGCCAGCACCAAGGCGTTCACCGCGCAGGTGACGGTGCTGACGCTGATGGCCCTGATGATCGGCCAGAAGCGCGGCACGATCAGCGGCAGCAAATTCCACCACCTGCTCAACGAGCTGGACGCCATCCCGGACAAGGTGCAGAAGGTGCTGGGGGCCGAAGCGCAGATCAAGTACATCGCCGACATCTACAAGGATGCCACCAACGCCCTGTACCTGGGGCGTGGATACAGTTTCCCGGTGGCCCTGGAAGGCGCCTTGAAGCTCAAGGAGATCAGCTACATCCATGCGGAGGGCTATCCGGCCGCCGAGATGAAGCACGGCCCCATCGCCCTCATCGATGAGGAGATGCCGGTGTTCGTGATCGCCACCAAGGGCGCGAGCTATGAGAAGGTGGTCAGCAACATCCAGGAGGTGAAGGCGCGCAAGGGCAAGGTGATCGCCATCGTCACCGAGGGCGACACGGTGGTGAAGGGTCTGGCGGACCACGTGATCCCCATTCCTGAGATCCCCGATCCCTTCGTGCCGTTGCTGAGCGTGATCCCCTTCCAGCTGATCAGCTACCACATCGCCGTCATGCGGGGGTGCAATGTGGATCAGCCACGCAACCTGGCCAAGAGCGTCACCGTCGAATAG
- a CDS encoding TM2 domain-containing protein produces the protein MGRPAGVLVTMLLLCSTALLARGAGPWFPPCAAMPAADSLRREPERLVASVLAIGLGTFGAHRIYLGTRPGVPIIYGITFGGFGVLPLLDLGHLLFTKDLGPFRNNRQVFMWATPRKPSTPP, from the coding sequence ATGGGCCGTCCCGCTGGCGTGCTGGTGACCATGCTGCTGCTGTGCAGCACTGCGCTCCTTGCGCGGGGCGCCGGTCCATGGTTCCCACCTTGCGCAGCGATGCCCGCTGCGGACAGCCTCCGACGCGAACCCGAGCGGTTGGTCGCGAGCGTCCTGGCCATCGGGCTGGGCACCTTCGGCGCGCACCGCATCTACCTCGGTACACGGCCCGGGGTGCCGATCATCTACGGCATCACGTTCGGGGGCTTCGGCGTGCTGCCCCTGCTGGACCTGGGGCACCTGTTGTTCACCAAGGACCTCGGCCCCTTCCGGAACAACCGGCAGGTCTTCATGTGGGCGACGCCCAGGAAGCCCAGTACGCCTCCGTGA
- a CDS encoding superoxide dismutase: MPFQLPELPYPHAALEPVIDTLTMQIHHGKHHQAYVTNLNKAIEGTALDGKSIEDILKGLDMTNMAVRNNGGGHYNHSLFWSVMGPNAGGAPGGALAEAMNRAFGSFEAFKEKFAQAGATRFGSGWAWLCVQPGGKLDICSTPNQDNPLMPNTGCGGTPILGLDVWEHAYYLHYQNRRPDYISAWWNVVNWAEVERRYTAGQ; encoded by the coding sequence ATGCCCTTCCAACTTCCCGAGCTTCCCTACCCGCACGCCGCCCTGGAACCGGTGATCGACACCCTGACCATGCAGATCCACCACGGCAAGCACCACCAAGCCTACGTCACCAACCTGAACAAGGCCATCGAGGGCACCGCGCTGGACGGCAAGAGCATCGAGGACATCCTCAAGGGCCTGGACATGACCAACATGGCCGTGCGCAACAACGGCGGCGGTCATTACAACCACTCGCTCTTCTGGTCGGTCATGGGGCCCAATGCGGGCGGGGCACCGGGCGGTGCTCTGGCCGAGGCCATGAACAGGGCCTTCGGCTCGTTCGAGGCCTTCAAGGAGAAGTTCGCCCAAGCGGGCGCCACGCGCTTCGGCAGCGGCTGGGCCTGGCTTTGTGTGCAACCCGGCGGCAAGCTGGACATCTGCAGCACGCCCAACCAGGACAACCCGCTGATGCCGAACACCGGCTGCGGCGGCACCCCGATCCTCGGGCTCGACGTGTGGGAGCATGCCTACTACCTGCACTACCAGAACCGCCGGCCCGACTACATCAGCGCCTGGTGGAACGTGGTGAACTGGGCGGAGGTGGAACGCCGCTACACGGCGGGACAATAA